A part of Acidaminococcales bacterium genomic DNA contains:
- a CDS encoding HAD-IA family hydrolase: protein MTDYIPLLEKIRQDIDKAAVVSFDIFDTLLLRPYVTPEDLFYHMERLENMPYFAMARIEAVKIARKFHPDLEEIPLDCIYDNIGEEFRPMRDKEIELERRVLQTNPEMAAVWQYAKDSGKKIVVVSDMYLPESIIDELLQKSGFGGYDELFLSSAVNKLKATGNLYVHILNKLSVKASDVLHIGDNKQSDYKEAKKHGLRAVLYKQVMRQFLEADKRAGRFLKAASSDWEGGIMISLLAWRWQKKQLGLMEPGDYWTNLGYEYAGPAIYGYMRWLCKTAKEKGIDRLLFVARDGYTLQKVFDAFDSKIQTSYIYAPRLLNLICRLDYSSCNSTFDNCNLSKMQADAIIGYYKKYSPEITAIVNETDFDKINSCDFIAKHKEIFENLAKDNFENYKNYLRKNICDSNYIGIVDTSSYYASAQRLIHDALKMPIHGFYWAISLRDAKCSWIKQNYSEFAGYLIDKNGNNYGITKKWDFMEFLLTSPEYPIVNIRMDGSPVYDSHPSEHERFQRSIYPAIANGALQFARDIKDIFGDMQVYLSANTLVRWIDIFIDHPKAVDRKIMSGVKMSSNIMHSESIFLFRANLSASYIMRHPFKAIMQAKRYTWRTLPETLVICLLEPLRVKTRGIKRVEIYLFPGLARRYFTVSLTPGEFYRYIFAVGRINA, encoded by the coding sequence ATGACCGATTATATACCATTGCTGGAAAAAATACGGCAAGATATAGATAAGGCTGCAGTCGTATCTTTTGATATATTCGACACATTGCTCCTGCGGCCGTATGTTACGCCCGAAGACCTGTTTTACCATATGGAAAGACTGGAAAACATGCCTTATTTTGCTATGGCGAGGATTGAAGCCGTAAAAATAGCCAGAAAATTCCACCCTGATTTGGAAGAAATTCCTCTTGACTGCATTTATGATAATATTGGCGAAGAATTTCGGCCAATGCGGGATAAAGAAATTGAATTGGAGCGCAGGGTCCTGCAGACGAATCCGGAAATGGCGGCGGTGTGGCAATACGCGAAGGATTCCGGCAAAAAAATTGTTGTTGTTTCCGATATGTATCTGCCTGAAAGTATTATTGACGAGTTATTGCAAAAAAGCGGCTTTGGCGGCTATGATGAATTGTTTCTGTCCTCTGCGGTAAACAAACTAAAGGCAACCGGCAATTTGTATGTCCATATTCTAAACAAATTGAGCGTAAAAGCATCCGATGTACTCCATATCGGCGACAACAAGCAGTCTGACTATAAAGAGGCAAAAAAACATGGGTTGCGTGCAGTTTTGTACAAACAGGTAATGAGGCAGTTTTTGGAAGCGGACAAGCGGGCGGGCAGGTTCCTGAAAGCAGCCAGCAGCGATTGGGAAGGAGGGATAATGATTTCCCTGCTAGCCTGGCGGTGGCAGAAAAAGCAGTTGGGGCTGATGGAGCCCGGCGATTATTGGACAAATCTGGGGTATGAATATGCCGGCCCCGCGATTTACGGGTACATGCGCTGGCTTTGCAAGACAGCGAAAGAAAAAGGCATTGACCGCTTGCTGTTTGTTGCGCGCGACGGATATACTTTGCAAAAGGTTTTTGATGCCTTCGACAGTAAAATTCAGACAAGTTATATATACGCGCCGCGCTTGCTGAACTTAATTTGCCGACTGGATTATTCGTCCTGCAATTCTACCTTTGACAATTGTAATTTATCGAAAATGCAAGCGGATGCCATAATTGGCTATTATAAAAAATATTCGCCGGAAATTACGGCAATTGTGAATGAAACTGATTTCGACAAAATTAATTCGTGCGATTTTATTGCCAAACATAAGGAAATTTTTGAAAATCTTGCCAAAGACAATTTTGAAAATTATAAAAATTATTTGCGCAAAAATATCTGCGACAGCAATTATATTGGAATTGTCGATACAAGTTCTTATTATGCTTCTGCCCAACGACTGATCCATGATGCGCTCAAAATGCCGATTCACGGTTTTTATTGGGCTATCAGCTTAAGAGATGCGAAATGTTCTTGGATAAAACAAAACTATTCAGAGTTTGCCGGATATCTGATTGATAAAAATGGCAACAATTATGGAATTACCAAAAAGTGGGATTTTATGGAGTTTCTGCTAACATCTCCAGAATATCCGATCGTAAATATACGGATGGATGGATCTCCTGTTTATGATTCACACCCGTCAGAGCATGAAAGATTTCAGCGTAGTATTTATCCAGCTATCGCAAACGGCGCATTACAGTTCGCGCGAGACATAAAGGATATTTTTGGCGATATGCAAGTTTACTTGTCTGCAAACACATTGGTCAGATGGATAGATATTTTTATTGATCATCCCAAAGCGGTGGATAGAAAAATTATGTCTGGCGTAAAGATGTCAAGTAACATTATGCACTCAGAATCCATATTTTTGTTTAGGGCTAATTTGTCCGCTTCGTATATAATGCGTCATCCCTTTAAAGCGATTATGCAAGCAAAGCGCTATACATGGCGCACGCTGCCGGAAACGCTGGTGATTTGCCTGCTTGAACCGTTGAGAGTCAAAACGCGCGGAATAAAGCGGGTAGAAATATATTTGTTCCCCGGTTTGGCACGGCGATATTTTACTGTTTCTCTGACGCCTGGCGAATTTTATCGTTACATATTTGCAGTAGGGAGAATCAACGCCTGA
- a CDS encoding glycosyltransferase, translating into MQELVSIIVPVYKVRQYIHKCVNSVINQSYDNLEIILVDDGSPDDCGRICDEYARQDKRVRAIHQQNRGLSAARNFGLDAARGDYVVFVDSDDHVDADMCRNMLAAAKAENADIVVANFYKETERGLEKCEFPPPSGPDSLIAARRAILMDKTPSYVWNKMYKASLFINVRFVPGLYFEDMAIMPDLFFLAEKIAFVPDAYYHYNCLKRDSITFSSPDLLKLGKMKYGSFVAWRAREEKAGGNFPEECLYIQSRTIKSALGALLLGKKLTAGQRAECRAYLSQKKGARSAEIGAKAKFLWWCLDNFPIVCRIYPKFSQLARLYKRIGR; encoded by the coding sequence ATGCAGGAACTTGTTTCCATAATCGTCCCCGTTTACAAAGTGCGGCAATATATTCACAAATGCGTCAACTCGGTCATCAACCAAAGTTACGATAATTTGGAAATCATCTTGGTTGACGACGGCTCGCCGGACGACTGCGGGCGCATTTGCGATGAATACGCCCGCCAAGACAAAAGAGTCAGGGCAATCCACCAACAAAACCGGGGGTTGAGCGCCGCCCGCAATTTTGGGCTGGATGCCGCCCGCGGCGATTACGTGGTTTTTGTCGATTCGGACGACCATGTCGACGCCGACATGTGCCGGAATATGCTTGCCGCCGCTAAAGCAGAAAACGCCGACATCGTTGTCGCCAATTTTTATAAAGAAACGGAGCGCGGTTTGGAAAAATGCGAATTTCCCCCGCCGTCGGGCCCTGATAGCCTTATAGCAGCCCGGCGCGCCATTTTAATGGACAAAACGCCAAGTTATGTGTGGAACAAGATGTACAAAGCGTCTTTATTTATAAATGTCAGGTTTGTTCCCGGCCTTTATTTTGAGGACATGGCCATCATGCCGGATTTATTTTTTCTGGCGGAAAAAATAGCTTTTGTCCCGGATGCTTACTATCATTACAATTGCCTGAAAAGAGATTCCATCACCTTTTCCTCGCCGGACTTGTTGAAACTGGGCAAAATGAAATACGGCTCTTTTGTGGCCTGGCGGGCGAGGGAGGAAAAGGCCGGCGGCAATTTTCCCGAAGAGTGCCTTTACATACAGTCCAGAACCATTAAATCCGCTCTGGGGGCGTTGCTGCTGGGAAAGAAATTGACCGCCGGGCAAAGGGCGGAATGCCGGGCATATCTATCGCAAAAAAAGGGAGCCCGCTCGGCCGAAATAGGCGCAAAGGCGAAATTTTTGTGGTGGTGCCTGGACAATTTCCCGATTGTGTGCCGGATATATCCTAAATTCAGCCAATTGGCGCGGCTTTATAAGAGGATTGGCCGGTAA
- a CDS encoding glycosyltransferase family 2 protein, with translation MDLSVVILTFNEERHVAETIASARQVAEEIIVVDSGSTDKTVEMARAAGAKVFFRAWDGDFAAQRNFGTEQATADFVFHLDADERISPELAASVKQAAAGHEQKIFAFYRKNLVFGRLCQYGEMKPDIVKRLYPRAGAQWEGKVHENLRGSLPTAMCKGALYHRTYEDWELFLNKVNKYTTIWAEAAKGKGKKTSLAAAAGHGFFAFFKGFVIKRGFLGGFPILVTCCMHAFYTMLKYLKLFQIQDK, from the coding sequence ATGGATTTATCGGTTGTAATATTGACCTTTAACGAAGAAAGGCACGTTGCGGAAACTATCGCCAGCGCCCGGCAGGTAGCGGAAGAAATAATAGTCGTCGATTCCGGCAGTACGGACAAGACGGTTGAAATGGCGCGGGCGGCGGGCGCGAAAGTTTTTTTCCGCGCCTGGGACGGCGACTTCGCCGCCCAGCGCAATTTCGGCACGGAACAGGCCACGGCCGATTTTGTCTTCCATTTGGACGCCGACGAAAGGATATCGCCAGAACTGGCCGCTTCCGTCAAGCAAGCGGCCGCCGGCCATGAGCAAAAGATTTTCGCTTTTTATCGAAAAAATCTGGTGTTTGGCCGTCTTTGCCAATATGGGGAAATGAAACCCGATATAGTAAAAAGGCTTTATCCGCGCGCCGGCGCCCAATGGGAAGGCAAAGTGCACGAGAACTTGCGCGGCAGTTTGCCGACGGCTATGTGCAAAGGCGCGCTTTACCATCGCACTTATGAAGACTGGGAACTGTTTCTCAATAAAGTGAACAAATATACCACCATTTGGGCGGAGGCCGCGAAAGGGAAAGGCAAAAAAACTTCGCTTGCCGCCGCCGCAGGGCATGGCTTTTTTGCTTTTTTCAAAGGATTCGTAATTAAACGCGGCTTCCTGGGAGGCTTCCCCATACTGGTTACCTGCTGCATGCACGCTTTTTACACCATGCTGAAATATCTTAAACTCTTTCAGATCCAAGACAAATAG
- a CDS encoding glycosyltransferase, with protein MKIAFVVARRMSGQGGMETIINRVLKNWGCPTDEITLVLSGKTGRDATWLAGTKHIKLWFQARLLGYPFLIAQLFFVLCRLRPDIAIAADSKATRYCVWYKKWFQKELKVACWLHMPFLQRIGERAGRIKGADFYLCVSEGMAKNFISYDIDPGKIHTIYNPLEPAGASLVPRSAKAVFVYLGRMVAGRAKRTDDFVRALSLLRGDWRAVAVGDGKDAGKIRELAKNLGIYDKIDWMGWQADPWAAVKEASCLVLTSDFEAFGLTLTEAMQRGVFCLSSDCAPGPLEIVQDGVNGQFYPIGDVEKLARLMQKIVDRPDALPAAAAIAQSVEKYSAETVIANMREICRGHLPKSAQSAQAQT; from the coding sequence ATGAAGATCGCTTTCGTCGTGGCCAGGCGCATGTCCGGGCAGGGCGGCATGGAAACAATCATCAACCGGGTGCTGAAAAACTGGGGCTGCCCTACGGATGAAATCACCCTGGTCCTTTCCGGCAAAACGGGCAGGGACGCCACGTGGCTGGCCGGCACTAAACATATTAAACTCTGGTTTCAGGCCAGGCTGCTCGGCTATCCGTTTTTGATCGCCCAACTTTTTTTTGTCCTTTGCCGTTTGCGGCCGGACATAGCCATCGCGGCCGACTCCAAAGCCACGCGCTACTGCGTCTGGTACAAAAAATGGTTCCAAAAAGAACTTAAAGTCGCCTGCTGGCTTCACATGCCCTTCCTGCAAAGGATTGGGGAAAGGGCGGGGAGAATAAAAGGGGCGGATTTTTATTTGTGCGTTTCCGAAGGGATGGCGAAAAACTTTATAAGTTATGACATTGACCCCGGCAAAATTCACACGATATACAACCCGTTGGAACCCGCCGGCGCCAGCTTGGTGCCAAGGAGCGCGAAAGCGGTGTTTGTCTATCTCGGGCGCATGGTTGCGGGACGCGCCAAACGCACGGACGACTTCGTCCGCGCCCTGTCCCTCTTGCGGGGCGACTGGCGGGCCGTAGCGGTGGGCGACGGCAAAGACGCGGGCAAGATAAGGGAACTTGCCAAAAATCTGGGGATATATGATAAAATAGACTGGATGGGCTGGCAGGCCGACCCCTGGGCGGCCGTAAAAGAAGCGAGCTGCCTTGTCCTGACTTCGGATTTCGAGGCATTTGGCCTGACGCTGACCGAGGCCATGCAAAGGGGGGTTTTTTGCCTTAGTTCCGACTGCGCGCCCGGGCCGCTGGAAATTGTCCAAGACGGGGTGAACGGCCAGTTTTATCCGATAGGCGACGTCGAAAAGCTGGCGCGGCTCATGCAAAAGATCGTCGACCGCCCGGACGCCCTGCCTGCCGCCGCCGCAATTGCCCAAAGCGTGGAAAAATATTCGGCGGAAACGGTGATCGCGAACATGCGCGAAATCTGTCGCGGACACTTGCCGAAAAGCGCACAATCGGCGCAAGCGCAAACATAA
- the galE gene encoding UDP-glucose 4-epimerase GalE, producing the protein MPILVSGGAGYIGSHAACALLEAGERPVALDNLSTGHRAAAPKDAKLYVGDLRDRGFLRRVFAENDIEAVFHFAARSLVGESMQKPLLYFDNNVAGMLALLEQMAESSVDKIIFSSTCAVYGDSGKEALDETCPVAPQSAYGESKAIMENMMKWVAMAGKISYVSLRYFNAAGASRSLPIGEDHRPETHLVPLALKSALGQLPQINIFGADYDTPDGTAIRDYIHVEDIAAAHLKALNYLRAGGKSAIFNLGRGTGYSVRQIIDICRAVTGLDIKTACAARRPGDPPRLVAGGAKAEKELGWRPKRAIEDIIATAWEWHKKRPGGYG; encoded by the coding sequence ATGCCGATATTGGTTTCGGGCGGGGCCGGCTACATAGGTTCCCACGCCGCCTGCGCGCTGCTGGAGGCGGGGGAGCGCCCTGTCGCGCTGGACAACCTCTCCACGGGGCATCGGGCGGCGGCGCCCAAAGACGCCAAACTCTATGTGGGGGACCTGCGAGACCGGGGCTTTCTGCGCCGGGTATTCGCGGAAAACGACATTGAAGCGGTTTTTCATTTCGCCGCCCGTTCCCTGGTGGGCGAAAGCATGCAAAAGCCTTTGCTTTATTTTGACAACAATGTTGCCGGCATGCTTGCCCTTCTGGAGCAAATGGCCGAAAGCTCCGTGGACAAAATTATTTTTTCCTCCACCTGCGCGGTCTACGGCGACAGCGGCAAGGAAGCGCTCGACGAAACCTGCCCGGTCGCGCCGCAAAGCGCCTACGGGGAATCCAAGGCCATCATGGAAAACATGATGAAATGGGTGGCCATGGCCGGCAAAATAAGCTACGTGTCCCTGCGCTACTTTAACGCCGCCGGCGCCAGCCGGTCATTGCCCATCGGCGAAGACCACCGCCCGGAGACGCACCTTGTCCCGCTGGCCTTAAAGTCCGCCCTCGGGCAGCTTCCCCAAATCAACATCTTCGGCGCCGATTACGATACGCCCGACGGCACCGCCATCAGGGACTACATACACGTGGAAGACATAGCGGCGGCGCATTTAAAGGCGCTCAATTATTTGCGGGCGGGCGGAAAAAGCGCGATTTTTAACTTGGGGCGCGGCACGGGCTATTCCGTGCGGCAAATAATTGACATTTGCCGCGCGGTAACCGGCCTTGACATAAAAACCGCTTGCGCCGCGCGCCGCCCGGGCGATCCGCCCCGCCTGGTAGCCGGCGGCGCCAAAGCGGAAAAGGAACTCGGCTGGCGGCCAAAACGCGCGATAGAGGACATAATCGCCACCGCCTGGGAGTGGCACAAAAAGCGCCCCGGGGGGTATGGATAA